One segment of Streptomyces bathyalis DNA contains the following:
- a CDS encoding molybdopterin biosynthesis protein, with protein sequence MNSPFVSDVPAAQAHAAWREARAATGCPARVEAVRVPVGAAVGRVTAEPVWARRSSPGFDSSGMDGIAVRAADTVGASETTPVVVTDFEVVDTGDPLSPAYDAVVMREHVHRTSDGAELRAAVPPYQHVRSIGEDISAAELLLPEGHRLRPVDVAACAAAGLTELSVRRAPLVMIIPTGDEIRPIGTELRPGEIADTNSLMLAAQAREAGCDARVTDIVVDDPAAITAVVRAAAEEADLVMLIAGSSAGRDDYTARVVAEAGSVAVHGVAVRPGHPVVLGTVTGPAKPVLGIPGYPVSAALTFDIFAAPLLAELEGAAPRERPSTTARLARKLPSVVGMDDWVRVRLGRVQDDIVATPLPRGAGVLTSLVRADGLLVVPAGVEGHHGGTEVRVELLRGLAEIDRTIVAIGSHDLVLDLAASALRATDPLVTLASSNVGSLGGLVALRDGLCHLAGSHLLDPATGEYTLPYVDKLLGADAAVIRLVHRDQGLIVAPGNPLGLKGIDDLPRPGVRYVNRQRGAGTRALLDHELSRREIDPGTIPGYDREEHTHLAVAAAVSAGRADTGLGILAAARAFGLDFVPVAQEPYDLVLRSDDVSQELLAPLWALLDSPDFRARVEDLGGYSCAETGKRIR encoded by the coding sequence ATGAACAGTCCGTTCGTCTCCGACGTACCCGCCGCTCAGGCCCATGCCGCCTGGCGGGAGGCACGGGCTGCCACCGGCTGCCCGGCCCGGGTCGAAGCGGTCCGGGTACCCGTCGGCGCCGCGGTCGGCCGGGTCACCGCGGAACCGGTGTGGGCCCGCCGGTCCTCACCGGGGTTCGACTCGTCCGGGATGGACGGCATCGCCGTGCGCGCCGCCGACACGGTGGGTGCCTCCGAGACCACCCCGGTGGTCGTGACGGACTTCGAAGTCGTCGACACCGGCGATCCGCTGTCGCCCGCATATGACGCGGTGGTCATGCGTGAACATGTTCACCGCACTTCCGACGGCGCCGAGCTGCGCGCCGCGGTGCCGCCCTACCAGCACGTGCGCTCCATCGGCGAAGACATCAGCGCCGCCGAACTGCTGCTGCCCGAAGGTCACCGGCTGCGCCCGGTCGACGTCGCCGCCTGCGCCGCGGCCGGCCTCACCGAGCTGTCCGTCCGGCGGGCGCCGCTCGTAATGATCATCCCTACCGGCGACGAGATCCGGCCCATCGGAACCGAGCTGCGTCCCGGGGAGATCGCGGACACCAACTCCTTGATGCTGGCTGCGCAGGCCCGTGAGGCCGGTTGCGACGCCCGGGTCACCGACATCGTCGTCGACGACCCTGCGGCCATCACCGCCGTCGTGCGCGCAGCCGCGGAAGAAGCCGACCTGGTCATGCTCATCGCGGGGTCCAGCGCGGGCCGCGACGACTACACCGCGCGGGTCGTCGCCGAAGCGGGAAGCGTTGCCGTGCATGGCGTTGCTGTGCGTCCCGGGCACCCCGTGGTACTCGGGACGGTCACGGGCCCGGCCAAACCGGTGCTCGGCATCCCCGGATACCCGGTCTCCGCGGCGCTCACCTTCGACATCTTCGCCGCGCCGCTGCTTGCCGAACTCGAAGGCGCCGCGCCCCGCGAGCGGCCCTCGACGACAGCCCGGCTCGCCCGGAAACTGCCGTCGGTGGTCGGGATGGACGACTGGGTCCGCGTCCGGCTCGGCCGCGTGCAGGATGACATCGTCGCGACGCCACTGCCCCGCGGCGCTGGCGTGCTCACCTCGCTCGTGCGCGCCGACGGCCTCCTCGTCGTCCCGGCGGGTGTCGAAGGACACCACGGCGGAACCGAGGTCCGGGTGGAACTCCTGCGCGGGCTCGCCGAGATCGACCGGACCATCGTCGCGATCGGCTCGCACGACCTCGTGCTCGACCTCGCTGCCTCGGCGTTGCGCGCCACCGATCCCCTGGTGACACTCGCCTCCTCCAACGTCGGCTCCCTCGGCGGACTGGTAGCCCTGCGCGACGGGCTGTGCCACCTCGCCGGCTCACATCTGCTCGACCCCGCCACCGGCGAGTACACGCTGCCCTACGTCGACAAGCTCCTCGGCGCCGACGCCGCCGTGATCCGGCTCGTGCACCGGGACCAGGGGCTCATCGTCGCCCCGGGGAATCCGTTGGGCCTCAAGGGGATCGACGACCTGCCTCGGCCCGGTGTGCGCTACGTCAACCGCCAACGCGGCGCCGGCACCCGTGCCTTGCTCGACCACGAACTGTCCCGGCGTGAGATCGACCCCGGCACCATCCCCGGCTACGACCGCGAGGAACACACCCACCTCGCCGTCGCCGCTGCGGTGTCGGCCGGCCGTGCAGACACCGGCCTGGGCATCTTGGCCGCGGCCCGCGCCTTCGGCCTCGACTTCGTGCCTGTCGCTCAGGAGCCCTACGACCTGGTGCTTCGCTCGGACGACGTGTCGCAGGAACTGCTCGCACCCTTGTGGGCCCTGCTCGACAGCCCGGACTTCCGGGCCCGCGTCGAGGACCTCGGCGGCTACTCCTGCGCCGAGACCGGCAAACGCATCCGCTGA
- a CDS encoding exo-alpha-sialidase has protein sequence MSPGLSALRHGAFLRTGLLVSLCAALLAVPQPAAGAEASARSTEPPFTQQVLFKATPDQGYRCFRIPAVVRTVKGTLLAFAEGRVRDCGDAGDIDIVVRRSSDGGRTWGPLRVVSEGGGDTHGNPQPVVDERTGRILLAQTFNTGRADGKSCESPCDRTPHLQYSDDDGESWSPPRDLSSQIRPPDWNSWYATGPGHGLQLRHGRHGGRLVLGVNGETWRDGRNTRNHAALAISDDGGRNWRLGARDSHRHSDEGAFRQKPQEMSLHERRDGSVLASARETEGTDLGHRATAVARGGGEFFTTPFRALPGLYTPQVQGSVLSSGGTDRLLLSAPADPDRRRTMTIRSSYDEGATWEGVDRGRTVTTDWSGYSDMVRASGERIGLLYEGGPVDARDEIRFAAFTEDWLGPRRGPDPVTADRAPHAGDAAVLGGAQQVPGHHGNALAFDGRDDAVRLPLRRGLPLGERDFAARLWFRYTAGTGEQPLLWMGGVGTAQPQVRLVADPTGGRITAAVTARQVPAPSTTAQVSTASAYNDGRWHRVELRREDGQLRLTVDSESVSAPDVPGSVSVTSPFGVHLGQKVDSRAHFTGALDEVRVTSGGRSVLDIPLESVGSPRGR, from the coding sequence ATGAGTCCTGGTCTCTCAGCCTTACGTCACGGAGCGTTCCTCAGAACCGGACTGCTGGTCTCCCTGTGCGCCGCCTTGCTGGCGGTTCCGCAGCCCGCCGCGGGCGCGGAAGCGTCCGCCCGCAGCACCGAGCCGCCCTTCACCCAGCAGGTGCTCTTCAAGGCGACGCCGGATCAGGGCTACAGGTGCTTCCGCATCCCCGCCGTCGTACGCACGGTCAAGGGCACACTGCTGGCCTTCGCGGAGGGAAGGGTGCGCGACTGCGGCGACGCCGGTGACATAGACATCGTCGTCAGGCGGTCCTCCGACGGGGGCCGCACCTGGGGCCCCCTGCGTGTGGTCAGCGAGGGCGGCGGCGACACCCACGGCAACCCGCAGCCCGTCGTGGACGAACGCACCGGGCGGATCCTGCTCGCCCAGACGTTCAACACCGGCCGTGCGGACGGGAAGAGCTGCGAGTCCCCCTGCGACCGCACCCCGCACCTGCAATACAGCGACGACGACGGCGAGAGCTGGTCGCCGCCGCGTGACCTGAGCTCACAGATCCGGCCCCCGGACTGGAACTCCTGGTACGCGACGGGCCCCGGGCACGGCCTTCAGCTGCGCCACGGACGGCACGGGGGCCGGCTCGTCCTCGGCGTCAACGGTGAGACCTGGCGCGACGGCAGGAACACCCGGAACCATGCGGCGCTGGCGATCAGCGACGACGGCGGCCGCAACTGGCGGCTCGGAGCCAGGGACAGCCATCGGCACTCGGACGAGGGGGCCTTCCGGCAGAAGCCGCAGGAGATGAGCCTCCACGAGCGCCGCGACGGCTCGGTCCTCGCGAGCGCCCGGGAGACCGAGGGCACCGACCTCGGTCACCGGGCCACAGCGGTCGCCCGGGGCGGCGGAGAGTTCTTCACCACCCCGTTCCGCGCACTGCCCGGGCTCTACACGCCGCAGGTCCAGGGCTCGGTACTGAGTTCCGGCGGCACGGACAGGCTGCTGCTGTCCGCGCCCGCCGACCCCGACCGGCGCCGCACGATGACGATCCGCTCCTCCTACGACGAGGGCGCGACGTGGGAGGGCGTGGACCGCGGCCGCACCGTGACCACCGACTGGTCCGGCTACTCCGACATGGTCCGCGCGAGCGGCGAGCGCATCGGCCTGCTCTACGAGGGCGGCCCGGTCGACGCCCGCGACGAGATCCGGTTCGCCGCCTTCACGGAGGACTGGCTCGGCCCCCGCAGGGGCCCGGACCCGGTGACGGCCGACCGCGCTCCCCACGCCGGGGACGCGGCGGTGCTGGGCGGTGCGCAGCAGGTGCCCGGGCACCACGGGAACGCCCTGGCCTTCGACGGCCGTGACGACGCCGTGCGGCTGCCCCTGCGTCGTGGACTGCCCCTGGGAGAACGGGACTTCGCGGCGCGCCTGTGGTTCCGCTACACCGCCGGCACCGGGGAGCAGCCGCTGCTGTGGATGGGCGGTGTCGGCACCGCGCAGCCGCAGGTCCGGCTCGTGGCCGACCCGACAGGCGGCCGCATCACAGCGGCGGTCACCGCACGACAGGTCCCGGCGCCGAGCACCACGGCCCAGGTGTCCACCGCGAGCGCGTACAACGACGGACGGTGGCATCGGGTCGAACTGCGCCGGGAGGACGGCCAGTTGCGGCTCACGGTCGACAGCGAGAGCGTGTCCGCGCCTGACGTGCCGGGCTCGGTGAGCGTCACGTCACCCTTCGGCGTGCACCTGGGTCAGAAGGTCGACAGCCGGGCGCACTTCACCGGCGCTCTGGACGAGGTGCGCGTCACTTCCGGCGGGCGCTCAGTGCTGGATATCCCGCTGGAGAGTGTCGGCTCCCCTCGCGGACGCTGA
- a CDS encoding bile acid:sodium symporter family protein: MRRLAQLADPYIALLLGTVLLAAFLPASGSMATGLGWSTKAAVGLIFFLYGARLSTREAFEGLRHWRLQVLVLFCTFAAFPLIGLATRALVPYVLTPGLQAGLLFLCLVPSTVQSSIAFTSVARGNVPAAICAGTYSSLIGMVATPLLAAWFIGGHVALGAEGLVGIVCQLFAPFVAGQLLRRWIGGFITRHRRILGFVDRGSVLLVVYTAFSQGMIEGIWGRITPMRLVALLGVEAALLALMLMLTWVGAGRLGFTRADRLVTVFAGSNKSLAAGLPMASVLFGAQASLAVLPLMLFHQMQLVVCAFLARRWARTAPEAPVTDGTTRTVAAGGPPATARGVRRANRSASARGADTLQRDIQH, encoded by the coding sequence ATGCGCCGACTGGCACAACTGGCCGACCCGTACATCGCTCTGCTGCTGGGCACCGTCCTGCTCGCGGCGTTCCTGCCGGCGAGCGGGAGCATGGCCACCGGTCTCGGGTGGAGCACCAAGGCAGCCGTCGGACTGATCTTCTTCCTCTACGGCGCCCGCCTCTCCACGCGGGAAGCCTTCGAGGGCCTGCGGCACTGGCGGCTCCAAGTCCTCGTCCTGTTCTGCACGTTCGCTGCCTTCCCCCTGATCGGGCTGGCGACACGGGCGCTCGTCCCGTACGTGCTCACTCCCGGGCTGCAGGCGGGGCTGCTCTTCCTGTGCCTGGTCCCCTCGACGGTCCAGTCGTCGATCGCCTTCACCTCGGTCGCACGCGGCAACGTGCCCGCCGCGATCTGCGCGGGCACCTACTCCAGCCTGATCGGAATGGTGGCCACTCCGCTCCTCGCGGCCTGGTTCATCGGCGGTCACGTGGCGCTCGGCGCCGAGGGGCTCGTGGGAATCGTCTGCCAGCTGTTCGCGCCGTTCGTGGCAGGGCAGTTGCTCCGCCGCTGGATCGGCGGCTTCATCACGCGGCACCGCCGCATCCTCGGCTTCGTCGACCGCGGATCGGTGCTGCTCGTGGTCTACACGGCCTTCAGCCAGGGCATGATCGAGGGGATCTGGGGCCGGATCACGCCGATGCGACTGGTGGCGCTGCTCGGCGTGGAGGCCGCGCTGCTCGCGCTGATGCTGATGCTCACGTGGGTGGGGGCGGGCCGGCTCGGCTTCACACGTGCCGACCGCCTCGTCACCGTCTTCGCCGGGTCCAACAAGTCGCTCGCGGCCGGACTGCCCATGGCCAGCGTGCTGTTCGGAGCGCAGGCGAGCCTCGCCGTGCTGCCGCTGATGCTCTTCCACCAGATGCAGCTCGTCGTCTGCGCGTTCCTCGCCCGGCGCTGGGCCAGGACGGCACCGGAGGCACCCGTCACCGATGGCACGACCCGCACCGTCGCGGCGGGGGGACCGCCGGCGACGGCGCGGGGCGTGCGGCGCGCGAACCGCTCAGCGTCCGCGAGGGGAGCCGACACTCTCCAGCGGGATATCCAGCACTGA
- a CDS encoding AMP-dependent synthetase/ligase has product MREFTVPALAPTPQVGGLADTVFDHATEDPDRVALSRKDAAGEWQDITAAEFRDQVMAMAKGLLAEGIRFGDRVAIMSRTRYEWTLLDFSLWAIGAHVVPIYPTSSAEQVCWMMHDSEVTAAIVEHEDHAMTVGSVIDRLPQLKRLWQLDAQAEKELMAAGAHLEDDIVHRHRLAVTPDSTATIIYTSGTTGRPKGCVLTHANFIADAEAIQGKYAPVFSHKPSEPPSLLLFLPLAHVFGRMVQLVCIRAKVRLGHQPVMAADALLPDLQTFKPTFMLAVPYLFEKIFQASRRKAELEGKLGPFEKAVEVSVRYAEAMEHKAFRTGPGPSASLRLKHQVFDTLVYSKLREAMGGLCRGAISGGSAMERRLGLFFDGVGMRIYEGYGLTETSAGATLNPPERTKFGTVGHPLPGTTVHIADDGEIWLHGDQIFQGYLNNPKGTDEALRDGWLATGDLGALDDNGYLTITGRKKEILVTSGGKSVSPGVLEERVRAHPLVAQCIVVGNDRPYVSALVTLDPDSVTHWLQMREKPELKPTELVRDPDLETEVRRAVVAANTQVSQAESIRTFRILAAQFTEEAGYVTPSLKLKRKAIETAYAVEIEALYHQ; this is encoded by the coding sequence TTGCGCGAGTTCACCGTCCCGGCTCTGGCGCCCACACCCCAGGTTGGCGGGCTGGCTGACACCGTTTTCGATCATGCCACGGAGGACCCCGACCGGGTCGCGCTGTCCCGCAAGGATGCGGCAGGCGAGTGGCAGGATATTACCGCCGCGGAGTTCCGTGACCAGGTCATGGCCATGGCCAAGGGCCTGCTGGCGGAAGGAATCCGCTTCGGTGACCGGGTCGCCATCATGTCCCGCACGCGCTACGAGTGGACGCTGCTCGACTTCTCCCTATGGGCCATCGGCGCTCACGTGGTGCCCATCTACCCGACCTCCTCCGCCGAGCAGGTCTGCTGGATGATGCACGACTCCGAAGTCACGGCCGCGATCGTCGAGCACGAGGACCACGCGATGACGGTCGGCTCCGTCATCGACCGTCTTCCGCAGCTCAAGCGACTGTGGCAGCTGGACGCCCAGGCGGAGAAGGAACTCATGGCCGCCGGCGCCCACTTGGAGGACGACATCGTCCACCGGCACCGGCTCGCGGTCACGCCGGACTCCACGGCCACCATCATCTACACCTCGGGCACCACGGGCCGCCCGAAGGGCTGTGTCCTCACTCACGCGAACTTCATCGCGGACGCCGAAGCCATCCAGGGCAAGTACGCGCCCGTCTTCAGCCACAAGCCGAGTGAGCCGCCCTCCCTGCTCCTCTTCCTGCCCCTTGCCCACGTTTTCGGGCGGATGGTGCAGCTTGTGTGCATACGCGCCAAGGTGAGGCTCGGTCACCAGCCGGTCATGGCTGCCGATGCGCTCCTGCCCGACCTGCAGACGTTCAAGCCGACGTTCATGCTCGCGGTGCCGTATCTGTTCGAGAAGATCTTCCAGGCCTCCCGGCGGAAGGCCGAACTGGAGGGCAAGCTCGGCCCGTTCGAGAAGGCCGTCGAGGTGTCGGTACGCTACGCCGAGGCTATGGAGCACAAGGCGTTCCGCACGGGCCCCGGACCGAGCGCGTCACTCCGTCTGAAGCACCAGGTCTTCGACACGCTCGTCTACAGCAAGCTGCGCGAGGCCATGGGCGGCCTGTGCCGCGGCGCCATTTCCGGCGGCAGCGCGATGGAGCGCAGGCTCGGGCTCTTCTTCGACGGTGTGGGCATGCGCATCTACGAGGGCTACGGCCTGACGGAGACCAGCGCCGGCGCCACGCTCAATCCGCCCGAGCGGACGAAGTTCGGCACAGTCGGCCACCCGCTGCCCGGCACGACGGTGCACATCGCCGACGACGGCGAGATCTGGCTGCACGGCGACCAGATCTTCCAGGGCTACCTCAACAACCCCAAGGGCACCGACGAGGCCCTGCGCGACGGCTGGCTGGCCACCGGGGACCTCGGCGCCCTGGACGACAACGGCTACCTCACCATCACCGGCCGCAAGAAGGAGATCCTCGTCACCTCAGGCGGCAAGAGCGTCTCGCCCGGCGTGCTGGAGGAGCGGGTGCGCGCGCACCCGCTGGTGGCGCAGTGCATCGTGGTCGGCAACGACCGCCCGTACGTCTCCGCCCTGGTCACCCTCGACCCGGACTCGGTGACGCACTGGCTGCAGATGCGGGAGAAGCCGGAGCTGAAGCCGACGGAGCTCGTGCGCGACCCGGACCTGGAGACGGAGGTGCGGCGTGCCGTCGTCGCCGCCAACACCCAGGTCTCGCAGGCCGAATCGATACGCACATTCCGGATACTCGCGGCGCAGTTCACCGAGGAGGCGGGGTACGTGACCCCGTCGC